The sequence below is a genomic window from Chitinophagales bacterium.
CTGTATTATTTCCAATTTTAATAGAGACCAAATATACTCCTTGTAACTTATTGCTCAGATCAATCCTTAAATTTTCAATAGCAGATAACTCCGGTTTATAGAACTCATGTACCAGCGCTCCATGAATATTAAAAACTACAATATGGACGTCTGTTGCCATTTTATTCAACACATTGAGATAAAAGATTCCGTTAGAAGGATTAGGAAACAACTCAATCTCAAATTCATCTTTGTTATTTGTTGCAATACCAACAGGAGTAGAACATCCCTGAGAACTCAAAATTGCCGATCTTGCATTAAGCAATGCAGCATCCATCCTATCGGCTTGACCAAATGTGAACATAACCATACAAGTATCATCTACATAATCCATATAGTTCATATACATTTCTCCATTAGCATCGCTTCCACAGCCATTAAATGGAAAAGCCGGGAATGTTGGGCAGCCTGAATTGTCCTCTTCCTGAGGGGGAGTGTCGGCAACCAAATCGTCACCACAAACATCATCACCCCATATATGAAACAGGTTTAACCAATGTCCAACTTCATGGACCGCAGTTCTACCATAATCATTTGCTTCAAATCCATCGGTTCCTGCAGTACCAGTATAACCAAATGCCCTAAAATCAATGACAATGCCATCTAATTCAGGATCGGTGGATAACTCTGAAGGAAATGAAGCATATCCTAAAGTGCCATCTGAGCCATCTAAATTGCAAACCCAGAAATTCAGATATTTAGTAGGGTCCCAATTATCCTTACCACCAGTTGCATCAAATTTTTCATAGTCATAACCCGAAAAGTAACTCGAATCTGTATAGGTGCGGGTAATGCCAGTTGTAGGATTTCCTTCTGGATCTTGTTGTGCTAAACAAAACTCAATTCCGCAATCAGCAGAGTAAATCCAAAAAGGATGTGTCGGCATAAGTGAGTCTTCATTTTGTAATCTAAAATCCCAGTTAAGTGCTTCTATTTGAGAAAAAATTTGTGCATCAGTAATGTTTTCCGTGCTTGTATGATATAATACGTGTACAACTACCGGAATAGTAATAATTGACGAGCGCTTCTTTTTCCCTTTGTATTTCT
It includes:
- a CDS encoding M43 family zinc metalloprotease, translated to MKQGVLLTLLLITVMSINAQKCTTMERWECIKTKHPNAEHRMQQLELKTQKWIEKYKGKKKRSSIITIPVVVHVLYHTSTENITDAQIFSQIEALNWDFRLQNEDSLMPTHPFWIYSADCGIEFCLAQQDPEGNPTTGITRTYTDSSYFSGYDYEKFDATGGKDNWDPTKYLNFWVCNLDGSDGTLGYASFPSELSTDPELDGIVIDFRAFGYTGTAGTDGFEANDYGRTAVHEVGHWLNLFHIWGDDVCGDDLVADTPPQEEDNSGCPTFPAFPFNGCGSDANGEMYMNYMDYVDDTCMVMFTFGQADRMDAALLNARSAILSSQGCSTPVGIATNNKDEFEIELFPNPSNGIFYLNVLNKMATDVHIVVFNIHGALVHEFYKPELSAIENLRIDLSNKLQGVYLVSIKIGNNTVNKKGIIKN